DNA from Meleagris gallopavo isolate NT-WF06-2002-E0010 breed Aviagen turkey brand Nicholas breeding stock chromosome 12, Turkey_5.1, whole genome shotgun sequence:
NNNNNNNNNNNNNNNNNNNNNNNNNNNNNNNNNNNNNNNNNNNNNNNNNNNNNNNNNNNNNNNNNNNNNNNNNNNNNNNNNNNNNNNNNNNNNNNNNNNNNNNNNNNNNNNNNNNNNNNNNNNNNNNNNNNNNNNNNNNNNNNNNNNNNNNAGTGcggagctccagctctctgctgcctgcGCTGACACAACCGAAGCCGTGAGCGGGGTTAAAAATAGTACGGGGGATGGGATTAGCGGGATCGGAGCGGGTCACTGGGGGGCTCGCAGCGGGACCTTCCCCTCCACCCTTGTCCCGCATGATATCGGGGTCAAACTCACAGAACTGCGGGCGCCCAGCCGAGGTTCGGAGCTGCCGTTCAGCCTTTCCCTCGGGTTTTTGATCTGGTTGCGACACCACCCTGGGATGAGCATGTGGTCACCCACGGGCACGTCCCGCTCCACCCGGGGCTGGTGGCACGGCTAAGGGTTAATGCCTTAGGAAGGGGCAAACCACCCCGCTGAGCCCCGTTAACCCTTTCGGGGCGGCACCGGCCTGGAGAAACGTCCATGGGATGCGGGGGGGATGCCGAGCTCCGACCTTATGCCTGCGGGTACCTGGTGCTAATGAGCACCCTCCCGAAAAGGAGCAAATCTGGGAGCAATCCAGCACCGGGAGGCAGCTCGTTGCAGCCAGATTCCCAGTAGATGCGTTAGGCGGGGAAATCTATTACCCCCTAATTAAAGGGAGGCAGGAATGattgttctttttctattcCTCGTGTATTCCTAGGCATGAAACTCAATTAAAGTGCATCCGCAGATGGGGATTTGTCTCCGCGGGGCGGGGTGAGGGGGCTTCCTGCTTTAcacatgtttttaaaagctgcGGCAAACACCTGGGCTGCCGTAGCAGAGCCTCGAACTACGAAGATTTGGGAGATTCGGGGGGGAAAACTCCTCCGCCTGCCCCCTCGGTGCTTTGTTTGCCTTCTTCCCGTGCCGTAggagaaagatgcagagctaGCAGAGCCGGACTTAAAATAGAATGCCGCGCTCCGGAGCTGGAGAAACGCGTGGCTGAGGGAGGATGGGGGTACGGATGGATGGTGGGTGGGCTCGGGGTGCCTGGCTCCCAGTTTGTGGGCACCGGGAGCTGTGGGCtgctcttcctccctcccttgtGCTTCTCCCCGATCCCCTTCATATGGGCGAGGTCGGCTGCAAGCGCAGCTCCAGATAAGAAAGGCAATCAAAGGCAGCGTTAAATCTTCACCATGTAATCGTGGACTTAAATCAGCCGTGGGGCGAGAGCGGGGAGCTCCACGTTCATAAATCCAGTCCGATGGCACCGGGCACCTTCACGGGGTTGGGagtggggacatttggggactCGGGGTGGCAACGTGGTGCCGGGATGCGTCCATGTAGGGGCACACGTGTAGGGCCCCGTGAAAatattgtttgcatttttatataGTGTGTATCTATATAGGGAGTGCCTTCAGAGTGTATAATATATATTTGgtttgctgtatttttgtaCGTGTGATACGTTTAGGTTTATTCATGTGGCGTGTATGGACTGAGTGTACAAATGGGTGTCTACAGCTTGGACGTGTATATATATAGGGTGCGTGTATGTCTGTATGTTTTAGATACGTGCCTATAGATAAATATACCCTGTGCTCCTACACACTCTAGGCACAGAAATAGGCACGCGTAGGCAGCTTTGCGTCCTCCCAGAGCTGCAGGACACAGCCCCACGCCATCTCCCACCTCCACACGCCGAGCCGGAGGGGCACCGGGGGGCACCGGAGGGAGTTGGTGGGGAGGGGGGCCGGCTACAATCCCCCACCCCTCCAAACAAGCACGGAGGCGGGTGCGCTTTCAATCCCTTTTATTGAATCTTTCACAGACAGAAGGGCGCAGAAAGGCGCCCGCGGCTCTCTNNNNNNNNNNNNNNNNNNNNNNNNNNNNNNNNNNNNNNNNNNNNNNNNNNNNNNNNNNNNNNNNNNNNNNNNNNNNNNNNNNNNNNNNNNNNNNNNNNNNNNNNNNNNNNNNNNNNNNNNNNNNNNNNNNNNNNNNNNNNNNNNNNNNNNNNNNNNNNNNNNNNNNNNNNNNNNNNNNNNNNNNNNNNNNNNNNNNNNNNNNNNNNNNNNNNNNNNNNNNNNNNNNNNNNNNNNNNNNNNNNNNNNNNNNNNNNNNNNNNNNNNNNNNNNNNNNNNNNNNNNNNNNNNNNNNNNNNNNNNNNNNNNNNNNNNNNNNNNNNNNNNNNNNNNNNNNNNNNNNNNNNNNNNNNNNNNNNNNNNNNNNNNNNNNNNNNNNNNNNNNNNNNNNNNNNNNNNNNNNNNNNNNNNNNNNNNNNNNNNNNNNNNNNNNNNNNNNNNNNNNNNNNNNNNNNNNNNNNNNNNNNNNNNNNNNNNNNNNNNNNNNNNNNNNNNNNNNNNNNNNNNNNNNNNNNNNNNNNNNNNNNNNNNNNNNNNNNNNNNNNNNNNNNNNNNNNNNNNNNNNNNNNNNNNNNNNNNNNNNNNNNNNNNNNNNNNNNNNNNNNNNNNNNNNNNNNNNNNNNNNNNNNNNNNNNNNNNNNNNNNNNNNNNNNNNNNNNNNNNNNNNNNNNNNNNNNNNNNNNNNNNNNNNNNNNNNNNNNNNNNNNNNNNNNNNNNNNNNNNNNNNNNNNNNNNNNNNNNNNNNNNNNNNNNNNNNNNNNNNNNNNNNNNNNNNNNNNNNNNNNNNNNNNNNNNNNNNNNNNNNNNNNNNNNNNNNNNNNNNNNNNNNNNNNNNNNGCCCCCTCGGACCCAAACCCCTTCCCCGAGGGCCTGCCGcctggaggaggaagaagaggagaaagaaggatgCATGTGGgggatttttttcatctctcctTGCTCCTTCCCCGGAGGAGAAGCGGCAGCCTCCCCGAGAGACTGGAGGggctgggggcagtgggggacCGGGGGAGTGACTGGGGGGTTCAGCGAGGACGCTGCCGGTAGTTCCCGTTGATCTCCTGGGAGATGGTGACAGCCTCGGCACCCAGGGGCAGCTTGTCGCTGTACTCGGAGCGCACCTCAAACTCCTCACCGTTGGCTTTGGACTGCGACTCCGCCATGGAGCTGGCTGCTACGCTCTCCTCCCGCTCTAGCTCCGTGGTCTCCTCggcttctctcctcctcctccgcctgCCTCCTTCGTCATCATCTTCCTCATCCTCgtcctcttcctctgcttcccCTTCCCCCACCTCGCTGGGGTTGTAATTCTTCTCGGATTCCAGGTAGGAGGCGCGGGGGTCGAAGTCGGCAGCCATGTGCTTCTCCATCTGGTCTGGGTTCTGGGCTTTCATGATCAGCTTGTAGGTTTTGCCCTGGTACTTGGAGAGGAGGTGGCACCACGTGGCACCCATCAGGGGGAGGGtggccaggagcagcaggaagatgcTCACGACCACAATGATGATGAGAGAGGGGATCTCCTTTTTGGTGGTGAAGACCACTTGGACCTGGCAGTCCTCCCCTAGGTAAGTGAGGCACACCGAGTAATTGGTGCCAGGCTTCAAGCCCTGGAACCAGTATGAGTTCACTCCTTCCTCGATCTTGGACCACTGTACCAAGGCGTGGCCATGGCTGCTCTCCTGGCACAGGTAGAGCATCCTCAGATGCACCTTGTCGGGCTGCACGTAGGTGGGCGTCAGCTGCACCCGGGCATCGCGCTCCGACACATCCAAGGCGATCACACCCAAGTCGAAGGTGTGCTGCTTGAAGTCACCACTCTGGTTGAAGGCATGGTTGGAAATGTATCTGCTGGTTGGCATGGAGCCACACTTCTTCTCAAAGGGAGGAAGCTGGAAGGGGACTTTCCCGTCTCCCGTGGGCTCCATCCCAGCTGCTGAGGATGGGTGGCTCTGCCGGGTGGGGCTGAGGGGTTTGCTCCTCTCATCGGGTGTGAGCACACTGTTCTTCGCTCCCTTGGCTCCAGGCTTCTTGTCACCTGGCTGTGCTTTGCCTCCCGTTGGGTCCCTGCCAGGCTGCAGCGGGTACTTCTGGGATCCAGCCACAGCCACATTGACCGAGGTCTGGTTGCTCCCCATTTCATTGGTGGCCAGGCAGGTGTAGGTGCCCTCCTCCCGCTTGCTCAGGTGAGGAATAACCAGCGTACCATTCTTGAAGACCAAGAAGCGCTCAGGGTCCTGTTTGGGGGGGTCCTTCCCTGCACTCTCGCTTGGGCTGCCGCTGAGCTCCAGGGTCTGGCTGGAGGTGCGGATCTTCCAGCTGACTTCGGGTGGTGGAGTGCCTGTCACGGCACAGTGCAGCGTCAAGGTGAAGCCATCAAAGAGCTCCGTGGTGTCCAGGTTGGGGTAGTAGGTAAGCTGCACAGAGGGTGAGGTGCACTGTGCATCTGGGATCTTACCCACCGGCATCCCACGGAGCTGTTCCGGGAGGCTGCAGGTGATGGATTCCTTCTCTGGGATGGAGATGAGCGTGCTGTCCATCCACTTCTTGAGCCATTGGAGCTTGCAGGAGCACTCGAAGGGGTTGTTGTAGATTTGCAGATGGGACAGGGAGCTGAGTGAGTCGAAGATGCCTTCGGCGAGCGTGGTGAATTTATTGTTGTTGATGCGCAGAGACCGCAGGTCCTTCAGGGTGTGGAAAGCCCCTTGGGGCACCGCAGCCATGTGGTTGTTGTTCATCTTGAGCAGCTGGAGGGCGCTGAGGTTGTAGAGGTCCTGCCAGGGGAAGTCCACGATCTGGTTGTGGCTGATGTCAAGGTTCTTCAGCTGCACCAGGATGGCGAAGGCGCCGGGCTCGATGGTGCGGATCTCATTGTGCGCCAACCAGAGGGACGTCACCTGGGTCACCTCCAGGAAGGAGCGCCTCTGCAGAGCCGTGATCTTGTTGGCCGACAGGCTGAGGGTGGTCACGTTGGAGGGCAGCCCAGTGGGCACTACCTGGAGATCCTTGTAGGCGCAGTCGGCGAACTGGTGGGCGTACTTATCCACGCAAGCGCAGGGTTCGGGGCACGCCCGGGCCGAGcccagcagggctgccagccacaACCACAGCACCGGGGCCATGTCCCCTGCTAAGGGACACAAGGGCTGGGTGGGTGCCCGCCCCGCTCCTTGCCGCCCGGAGGGAGGCGGCGGGGACGCGCCCCATTGTCTGTGCCCGGCCCCNNNNNNNNNNNNNNNNNNNNNNNNNNNNNNNNNNNNNNNNNNNNNNNNNNNNNNNNNNNNNNNNNNNNNNNNNNNNNNNNNNNNNNNNNNNNNNNNNNNNNNNNNNNNNNNNNNNNNNNNNNNNNNNNNNNNNNNNNNNNNNNNNNNNNNNNNNNNNNNNNNNNNNNNNNNNNNNNNNNNNNNNNNNNNNNNNNNNNNNNNNNNNNNNNNNNNNNNNNNNNNNNNNNNNNNNNNNNNNNNNNNNNNNNNNNNNNNNNNNNNNNNNNNNNNNNNNNNNNNNNNNNNNNNNNNNNNNNNNNNNNNNNNNNNNNNNNNNNNNNNNNNNNNNNNNNNNNNNNNNNNNNNNNNNNNNNNNNNNNNNNNNNNNNNNNNNNNNNNNNNNNNNNNNNNNNNNNNNNNNNNNNNNNNNNNNNNNNNNNNNNNNNNNNNNNNNNNNNNNNNNNNNNNNNNNNNNNNNNNNNNNNNNNNNNNNNNNNNNNNNNNNNNNNNNNNNNNNNNNNNNNNNNNNNNNNNNNNNNNNNNNNNNNNNNNNNNNNNNNNNNNNNNNNNNNNNNNNNNNNNNNNNNNNNNNNNNNNNNNNNNNNNNNNNNNNNNNNNNNNNNNNNNNNNNNNNNNNNNNNNNNNNNNNNNNNNNNNNNNNNNNNNNNNNNNNNNNNNNNNNNNNNNNNNNNNNNNNNNNNNNNNNNNNNNNNNNNNNNNNNNNNNNNNNNNNNNNNNNNNNNNNNNNNNNNNNNNNNNNNNNNNNNNNNNNNNNNNNNNNNNNGCCAAGCCCCGCAGCCGTTCGCAGACCCCGAAAATAAAGCTAAGAAACGCCAAGAAGCCCCCTCCTCGCCGAGAAGGGATAAAACCCGCACGCTCGCGGCAGCAGCTGGGATGCGGTCTCTCCGCCCCCATCTCCTCCTCCCGCTCCCGTCGGGGCAGAGCACGGAGCCGGGACGCATTCGCCCTTTGGGAGCTGCGTGTGGTCGGGCTCCGGTGCTGGGTGAGCGGGGAGAATGTGTCCACACCGGCCGACCCGGGGTTGGTTCCCTTCTGCATAGAGCTGGCTGAGTGAGGGGAGCCTTAAACTTGAAGGTGGGCAGGTTCCCCCCGACGTGGGGATCTCTACTCCCGACCCTGCCCTTCCATGAGAAACACGATGAATAATTGATTTTGTTAGTGGGATCGATTCCTGCCTGTCTACATCTCTCCCTGTATtgctccatccctccctccatcccaccCTGTTTCCCTCCCTTTATCCTTCCATCTCTCCCTCTATCCCTCTTCCATCCACTTCTCTGCATCTCACAGGTCCCCCAGCCCCTATGGCTCATCCTGCCCCTCCTGCTGTCCCACAGCTCTACAAGTCTGGGTTGTCCCTCTGTGGGGGTCTCACAAGGGGAACATCCTCACCCTCTCAcccccatcctcatccccatgCCCTGATGCCATGGGGATGGTTGTGCTCCCTGTTGGGGGGCAGAGAGGGAATGAACCTCACCTTTGTAGGGTCTCCGAGCCCCCCCAAGTCTGTCCCATCATAGCACAGGTTGGAACCAACCCCGCCAACATCCCCATGCTGCTCTGGTGGAAGAGCCACAACACATACCATGACGCTCCCACCTCAGGACGGACTCCTTTTATTTCCCAGCAACCAACCTCACAATGTGCTTTCAgaagcagcaatgcagcaagTGCAGAAAGGACAGTGGTGTGTCACTCCTCCTGCTCCGGGGAGCAGATGGCTTCAGCGTGGCAGCAGCCAACCTTGCatgtggggacagcagcagagccaaaCAGCTGGCCAGGGAAGGGCTGAGCTAAACAGGCAGCAGAGCGCACGTCTCCAGCATCTCGGGCTGCGGTGGGGCTGAGACGTGACTCACTGCTTTCCCATCTCGCTGGCTGGTCGCCCAAGCATGCCCTCACTCCCAGCGTGACACTCACATAGACACCAGCAAGCTGCAGCTCAGGGAATTACGGCATCACAGGCTCAGAGTTGAGTTTTATAGgcattttttcccattctgcTCACTCTGAACGCCCACGGATTGTCAGCTGGGATCTGGACTGTGGAGGTCAAGACACAGGGATGCAAAGCTAGCAAGATGCTCTCAGGTGCATTAAAGTAGGTTAAAATGCTACAGGGATGTGGCCAGCAGCAAGAGGATTCTTGCTTTCTGGTTCAGCTGCTGTACTTTGCTAGCTCTTCCCTAGATGCCTTCATTCATCATGCACGAGGAATAAACCCAAGTGTCCCAGATCTGGCTTCCAGACACATTTAGGGAGCACTGGAGGCTGCACACTATGCTCAAAATGGGTCACAGGATGAGCTGAGCATGGCGGGATGGATGATGCAattgtgcctcagtttcccatgGGGGAGAGTGCCTGGAATAAAAGCAGGGCTTGGAGCTCTCCTTCAAGAGAGGATGGAGGAGGATGGAGatgtggatggatggatggatggatggatggatggatggatggatggacgNNNNNNNNNNNNNNNNNNNNNNNNNNNNNNNNNNNNNNNNNNNNNNNNNNNNNNNNNNNNNNNNNNNNNNNNNNNNNNNNNNNNNNNNNNNNNNNNNNNNGGCCGGCCAGGTGCAGCTCTGGGCACTCCGGCATGGCGACGGAACCTCGGCACCGCCGGCACACCGGGACCGCTCCGCGCCGCGGCCGACCCCGTTGCCTGGCGACACGCCCCGCTCGCCCCCCATTGGTTTGTTCTAACGCGTGGGACACACCCCCTCGCCTCCCATTGGCCTCCACGTCATTTGGGACCGCCCCACCAACCACCCATTGGCCGTCCCATCGCCTGGCGATACGCCCCGCCCCTATTCCCATTCGCCCCGCCTCCGCcccggggcatgccgggaagGGCCGCATTCGCGTCGCCATGGCAACAGCAGCGCCGAGCCCGCACGGCCCGAGAGCCCCGTGGGCAGGAAGAGGCTGACAGAGCTCGGGCTTCGCTCCCGCACTTTATTGTGCGGACATAACATATACATTATATGTGTGACACCACCGCCGGGCCGCGTCCTCACAGGAGGGTCTTCATCAGCGCCTGGGCCTGCTTCAGCTCTGTGGAGTGGAGAAGCTGTGGCATGGAGTGTTGTTCTGAGGGCCTGGAGAGCCCTGAGAGAAAGGATGGGGCTCGCTCCCTCAGCCCCAACTCCACTCCATCCTCACCTGCCAGCAGCACCCGGAATTTCTCCGCTGACACGGCCATGGGCACGGCCTCGGGCTCCCCATGCTCCCGGTGCCGCACacgcagcagcagctgcaccagAGGTTCAcccacctcctgcagctcacTGGAGCTCAGTGTATAATCCACCCGCCACGACACACTATCCAGGCGGCTCactgcagtgcagggctgtgtcAGTGCCCGGCCTGGTCCCATGGCTCAACTCGgccagggcagcacagagccaaTGCATCACCCTTGGATGGGGACATCACCAAGGAAGAGACTCTCCGCCCACCCCCCCCCGTCCCCCACCCCCGCCCTTGCCCCTAAGGGTCGCATGCCAGCAGTATGAGTGGGGCACTCACATCGGAGGCTGCCAGCCCTGAGGCTGTCctgcagagagctctgcttctcctcgtAGGAGCGGCACAACCCTGTGGCGTGTTCTGCCCGAGAAGGACGATGGGAGAAACAGtgagagcctgctgctgctacCCCCAGTGCTGGGGCAGCCAAACCTCAGCAGGGAGGGAACAGGGGAGGGCTCAGAAAGCCTGGGAACAGACAGCGTGGACATGAGAGGACAGCCAGCATTGTGCACTGCTCACTGTAGGACTGGGCAGGGCACAACAAGGCAGCACTTGCTGCAGATGTGTGGCTGCAGGGTCCCATATCCCCATCCCACGCCCCACCTTTGGGCagtcccagctgctgcagctcgcTAGACAGGGATTCACCATCCACATTGTGCTTGGCTGCGTTGGAGAGGATGAAGTCGAGCACAGCAATTGCAGCCTTCACATCACCTGACTCTGCAGGGAAGAGGGGGCTCAGCTCAgtgacagacagacagacccCTGTGGGAGGTGGCTGCCTCCTGCAAGGCTCCCAACAGCAGGAGAGGAATGGGGCTCACCGAGCTTGGCGTCCGACGTCAGCTTCAGGATCTTCTCATACTGCCAGACAGAAGCACAGGTACTAATTAATTATACAGTAACATACCTCTTTCCATCGGTACTACAGCGCTGCATAGCACTGCAATACTATAACCAAAGCAGGGGTTTGGGAGCTTGCATGGTTCCCGGCGGGAACACTCACATCGATGgcctctcccagcagctcccgCAGCACCTGGGCGCAGATTAGCTTCAGCTTCACCGAGGACTGCAGGGAGAATCAGGCTCAGCACCGCGCCCGGCTCTGCCGAAAGCGGGGCCCGGCGCCAGGACGGACGGGGTTTGGAGGGGAAATCACTTAACGATTCGGGCCAGCACGCTGATCTCGGCCAGCACCCAGTCGGGGCAGTCCAGGTCCCCGCAGAACCGGAACCGCTGCGAAGGAAAGGAGCGCTCAGAGCCCGGCGAAGCCCCGAGCAGCCCCCAGAGCCCCCCTCTCCGCCGCCGGGCCCGCTCCCACCATGGCGCTACCGCTCGATTCCCACAGGTTCCGCCTCCGCGACCCGGAACCGATACCGGGACCCCGCAGGGCTCCCGGCCCCGCCCACCGCAAAGCCCCGTCTACAGCGAAGCCCCGCCTACTGCAAAGCCCCGCCCACCTCAAAGCCCCGCCCACCACAAAGCCCCGCCGCGTTTGGGCTTTACTCTGCAGTCCTCACCCAGGTCCGCGCTGTTCCCGCGCCCGCCGGGAGGAGCCGCCTCGAGGCTTCAGCGCGCCGCGGTTTCAACTCCCGGGGCTGTATTTGGTtcctctgtctttatttcgtgctTGTGCCTCTCTATGCTTACCCGTCTTTATTTTCAGCTGCAGCCGATGGATGCTCGGCTCGTTCAGCTTCTCCCAGCCGCAGCTCTGGCACTCAGCTCGGAGCCactctctgctccagcagctgcgCTCCAGGGCCCTCATTCGATCACGGTGGCAGTGGGAACTGATATAGATGCACAGTGTGTGAACAGCGAGGGCAGCAGCTCGGGTTGAGGGGGGAACGAAGCTGCGCGGAGCTGAAGGGGCACGGGTGGGAGCGGAGCTCTTGAACTCGCTCGCTCGCAGCAGTCTGGGGGCACAGGGGTTTGGGACTTGTCCCAGCCGGGACCCCATCCTGTATAGCAGATCCCTGCGCCCACCCGGCTGGTTTGCGACCCCCAGAGCCCAAACAGGGCATGGAGACGGATCCTCTGTGCAACCGTTGTCCCCTAACACGTGGTGACTAGAGGCTGGGGACACCTCTAGGGCCACCCAACCACGCGGTCTGAACCCAGTGGTACGTATGGAGAGCCACCAGGGCAGAACTGGGCACTGGGAGGAGCTTGAAGCCCTGCTGGGGCGTcccactgctggcagtgctctatCTCCATTGCAATGCAACCCCCAACCCCGAACCCAAGTGGTGGAGCTGGGGACTCTGCTACTCCAGAGCCACAGCGGCGCAAAGGGACAGCACGACAcagtttctcttttccaggctttaTTCACGGCTCGCCCTGCACTCATGCCGCAGCTGAGGTTCGGGTGCAACTCTTGAGTGCAATACCCACAGCCACCCCAATGGCAGCCAGGGCTACAGCCATGGCCACGCACAGCAGCCCTATCTCCACGCTGGACACTATCACCTCTGCACCTGCAAACCCAAACCCAGCCGTCAGAGCAGGGCACTGCAGCCACCCCACAAGGGCACAACCACAGGGACTCACCATCAccatcctcctgctgctgtcccaTGGCTGCTGACTCGGCCAAGAGCAGCACGGGGCCAATGACCACATCAGCTGCAACCTCTTTCCCTAGGAAGGATGGAACCATGAGCTGTGCTCCCACCTTCCCGGGTCTCCCCAGCCTTACCAGGGGACCTTACCAGCATCACGGCGGAAGCGGCGTCCATGCCATCGCTCCATGGGGTTGAGCCTCCGGGAAAGCGCAGGCGGCTCACAGTTGCCCGtctcacagcagctgcagacatcccTGCTGCCTTCCACTGGCACCCAGCTGGAGCAGGACGACAGGACTGTTACCAGTGAGTGGGGACCCCCGGCaacctcccctcccctcctgcccAAAGGACACCAAGAATATTGACAAACACACGCTGGAGGAGTGTGAGATGGTGCCCAGCATCAAGTAGCTCCTCATCCACCACCTTCCAGACCCACAAAGAGGGTCTGTGTCCTGTGTCTGAGGCTTGGGTGCTGGCCTCTGAGTTGGAGTTCATAAAACAGGCTGATTTGTGCCACAGCTACTCACGTGTTTCTAGCCTTATTGAAGGAGCAAGCCTTGTTCTGGGGGTCTGGGCCTTGGTCTGCTGGGGTCACCTTCAGGTGGCAGGTGATGTAGATCTgtgggaaggcagaggaagggCTGGGGATCTCTCCCTAGGGGCAGCCTGGCTCAGGGTAGGTGTGAATGGACACAGCATACAGCCTTACCAGGTTCCTGGTGTCCCCTGCAAACCTGAAGACATCGATCCTGAACCGCAGCACATCCTCCCGTGGCCGGGGTGTGATGAAGGCAGAACTGGTGTCATCCACCCTCCCATCCACTAAGCACCTGGACATGAGGCAGATGAGGGGGTGGGTTAGCATCCCGCTGAGCCCCCTGAGTGTGGTGACCCCCCCCAGGCTCACCCGTTGAAGTCAATGATGGCGTAGTGGGGCGAGGAGTCACCGTCAGGGCTCAGGGCAGCCACACAGCTGTCCACAAAGAGCCGCAGGGGCACATGGCTCTCAGTGCTGACTTCAGCCTGGATGTTGAGGATGTCGCCCAGCTGGAAGCCGGTGAAGGGTCTCTCTGTGCTCCAGTCGTCTGCAGGGCAGGGTGGTGACACGAGGGGGTGAGAGAGGGGACAGCGGAAGTGATGGCCAGGGAGCAGTGTGGGTGATGGCTTTGGGACAGCTGGGTGCCCCAGTTGGGTAACTGGGAGCTGTGCCAcatggcacagccctgctggtgTACAGGGTGCCATCCCACTTACCGCTCATGAGGCGCAGGGAGAACACCAGTCTCTCCTCAGCTGACAGTGCAGAGTTGAAGGGGGACCAGGTGGGCCGGATGGCATTGCTACTCACATTCTCCCTCCTGGCAAGTAACAGCGTCAGTACTCAGCTGGGCACTGATGTGGGGGGACAGTGAGGGTGCAGAGTTCTTACCTGGGGTAGTGGCACTCGATGGGGATGACAGCAGGGTTGGTACGGATGATGACAGGGttgctggcagggctggggtCGTAGTTGATGAGCGTGCGATAGATGAGGGCATCTGGCGTCACCTGGGCAGGAAAAGTGCACAAAGTTGGCAACGAGGCACCGAGACCTCCCCCTCCCACCCACCCGCCCAGAGCTGTCCCT
Protein-coding regions in this window:
- the LOC100543419 gene encoding immunoglobulin superfamily containing leucine-rich repeat protein 2-like; translated protein: MAPVLWLWLAALLGSARACPEPCACVDKYAHQFADCAYKDLQVVPTGLPSNVTTLSLSANKITALQRRSFLEVTQVTSLWLAHNEIRTIEPGAFAILVQLKNLDISHNQIVDFPWQDLYNLSALQLLKMNNNHMAAVPQGAFHTLKDLRSLRINNNKFTTLAEGIFDSLSSLSHLQIYNNPFECSCKLQWLKKWMDSTLISIPEKESITCSLPEQLRGMPVGKIPDAQCTSPSVQLTYYPNLDTTELFDGFTLTLHCAVTGTPPPEVSWKIRTSSQTLELSGSPSESAGKDPPKQDPERFLVFKNGTLVIPHLSKREEGTYTCLATNEMGSNQTSVNVAVAGSQKYPLQPGRDPTGGKAQPGDKKPGAKGAKNSVLTPDERSKPLSPTRQSHPSSAAGMEPTGDGKVPFQLPPFEKKCGSMPTSRYISNHAFNQSGDFKQHTFDLGVIALDVSERDARVQLTPTYVQPDKVHLRMLYLCQESSHGHALVQWSKIEEGVNSYWFQGLKPGTNYSVCLTYLGEDCQVQVVFTTKKEIPSLIIIVVVSIFLLLLATLPLMGATWCHLLSKYQGKTYKLIMKAQNPDQMEKHMAADFDPRASYLESEKNYNPSEVGEGEAEEEDEDEEDDDEGGRRRRRREAEETTELEREESVAASSMAESQSKANGEEFEVRSEYSDKLPLGAEAVTISQEINGNYRQRPHQKPEGKAERQLRTSAGRPQFCEFDPDIMRDKGGGEGPAASPPVTRSDPANPIPRTIFNPAHGFGCRLASTHRSPAGYSHGHPHIPCLSSGGRMGPLLCCLGIAVLLCRGLACPGPCSCSTKKNGRLLAECAYKELPEVPRGLSPNVTILTLSANRISWLRRSAFAEVPEVQSLWLGYNQIGGAEPGAFAMLSQLKNLDLSHNKMVTFPWQDLRNLSGLQILKLNNNRLAGLPRDAFQALAELRSLWLNDNQLTTLADGTFHQLPSLSQLQLFNNPFNCSCKLFWLKRWAESTSVSFTKGGSTLCAAPGRMRGRAVTDIPAHQCVAPSVQLTYLSKLDNTVLPDGLTLSLHCSVAGSPLPQIRWRIQTPGRGVEIDGPNVARDGSLSPSGRIKQSQERFLVFKNGTMAIPKFSKEDEGTYTCIAINDVGTREVSVNVALAGSENPAEDLLQDDPHASPLGGRSCYKGDEMDPVGAGEKLVIVYHVPREVKGTAGGAAPQVGLVTLLLALGIVLGW
- the COMMD4 gene encoding COMM domain-containing protein 4 — encoded protein: MRFRFCGDLDCPDWVLAEISVLARISSVKLKLICAQVLRELLGEAIDYEKILKLTSDAKLESGDVKAAIAVLDFILSNAAKHNVDGESLSSELQQLGLPKEHATGLCRSYEEKQSSLQDSLRAGSLRLSRLDSVSWRVDYTLSSSELQEVGEPLVQLLLRVRHREHGEPEAVPMAVSAEKFRVLLAELKQAQALMKTLL
- the LOC100543573 gene encoding zona pellucida sperm-binding protein 3 encodes the protein MLGELAAGRMQGGCVVLGLLCCLVAGVGSYTPWDLSWTARGDPSAWSYGAEAHSRAVAGSHPVAVQCQEAQLVVTVHRDLFGTGRLINAADLTLGPAACKHSSLNAAHNTVTFAAGLHECGSVVQVTPDALIYRTLINYDPSPASNPVIIRTNPAVIPIECHYPRRENVSSNAIRPTWSPFNSALSAEERLVFSLRLMSDDWSTERPFTGFQLGDILNIQAEVSTESHVPLRLFVDSCVAALSPDGDSSPHYAIIDFNGCLVDGRVDDTSSAFITPRPREDVLRFRIDVFRFAGDTRNLIYITCHLKVTPADQGPDPQNKACSFNKARNTWVPVEGSRDVCSCCETGNCEPPALSRRLNPMERWHGRRFRRDAGKEVAADVVIGPVLLLAESAAMGQQQEDGDGAEVIVSSVEIGLLCVAMAVALAAIGVAVGIALKSCTRTSAAA